The proteins below are encoded in one region of Nitrospirota bacterium:
- a CDS encoding prepilin peptidase: MFPYIVVLTFGLVVGSFLNVCIYRLPLEKSIVSPPSSCPHCHTRILPWDNIPVLSYLILLGKCRHCKEKISIRYPLVELLNGLLYVLTFYKFHLTPYSIFYMVFVSSMIVIIFIDFDHMIIPDVITIPGAIAGLIASAFILPDVFNTSQKLGIVNSIIGLAVGFGVFYTIAFLGEKILKKEAMGGGDIKMMAMTGAVLGWKAVLMAMFAGSFIGSIYGISVMIVKGRNWQSRIPFGPFLAIGTLLSLYFGRELLFLYLHAGRR; encoded by the coding sequence GTGTTTCCTTATATAGTGGTTTTGACCTTTGGGCTTGTTGTTGGCTCATTCCTAAATGTCTGTATTTACAGACTGCCGCTGGAAAAATCTATTGTGAGTCCGCCCTCATCGTGCCCGCACTGTCACACCCGTATTTTACCGTGGGATAACATCCCAGTGTTAAGTTATTTGATACTGCTTGGCAAATGCAGACATTGCAAGGAAAAAATCTCAATACGATACCCATTAGTTGAACTACTGAACGGGCTTTTGTATGTGCTTACGTTTTATAAATTCCACCTGACCCCGTATTCAATATTTTATATGGTATTTGTATCGTCTATGATTGTGATAATCTTTATTGATTTTGACCACATGATTATCCCAGATGTTATAACAATCCCTGGCGCCATAGCAGGTCTCATCGCCAGCGCTTTCATACTGCCCGATGTATTTAACACAAGCCAGAAACTCGGTATTGTAAACTCAATAATTGGATTGGCTGTTGGATTTGGGGTTTTTTATACGATAGCTTTTTTGGGTGAAAAAATCTTGAAAAAAGAGGCTATGGGCGGCGGTGACATCAAGATGATGGCGATGACCGGCGCTGTCTTAGGCTGGAAAGCCGTACTTATGGCAATGTTTGCCGGTAGCTTTATCGGCTCAATCTATGGCATCTCGGTGATGATTGTAAAGGGCAGGAATTGGCAGTCAAGGATTCCCTTTGGCCCCTTTTTAGCAATCGGTACGCTTCTTAGCCTGTATTTTGGACGGGAATTGCTGTTTTTATATTTACACGCAGGAAGGCGGTAG
- the nusA gene encoding transcription termination/antitermination protein NusA: protein MSKEIRYVIEQISNEKGISRDHLRATIESAMLTAVKRKFVRNENIGLTISPESYELRVFKTKTVVNNVVDPHIEITLPDALLLNKNAKIGDEIQDPIDIKDFGRIAAQTAKQVIMQKVREAERDVIYDKFIGKVHTIASGVVQRKEKGMYFINIGKVEAVLPIRDTLPREYLKSGDTIRAYIAAVNPSSKGPQIVLSRASAEFVSELFKMEVPEINDGIVTIKDLVREPGERTKLAVFSSDHSIDPVGACVGMKGTRVQAIVRELRGERIDIIHWTTDIRVYIAKALTPAEVDKIGINEEDKTAMVVVDDTQLSLAIGKKGQNVKLAMKLTGWDIDIISETRYSKMRLDGTDKDFDDIILEQRQGS from the coding sequence ATGAGCAAAGAAATCCGGTACGTAATAGAGCAGATAAGCAATGAAAAGGGGATATCGAGGGACCACCTGAGAGCCACAATAGAGTCGGCGATGTTGACGGCAGTGAAGAGGAAATTCGTAAGGAATGAAAACATAGGGCTGACTATAAGTCCTGAAAGCTATGAACTCAGAGTATTTAAGACAAAAACAGTAGTAAATAATGTTGTTGACCCACATATTGAAATAACACTTCCGGATGCTCTTCTGCTTAATAAAAATGCAAAAATAGGCGATGAGATACAAGACCCTATTGATATAAAGGACTTTGGACGTATTGCAGCTCAAACAGCCAAACAGGTGATAATGCAAAAAGTGCGGGAGGCTGAAAGGGACGTAATTTATGATAAATTCATCGGTAAGGTGCATACAATTGCCTCAGGTGTGGTGCAAAGAAAAGAAAAAGGGATGTACTTTATAAACATCGGGAAAGTGGAGGCTGTGCTGCCGATAAGGGATACGTTGCCCAGAGAGTATCTTAAGTCGGGGGATACGATAAGGGCGTATATTGCGGCTGTTAATCCCTCTTCAAAGGGGCCTCAGATAGTATTGTCGAGGGCTTCTGCGGAATTCGTATCGGAGCTTTTTAAGATGGAGGTTCCGGAGATTAATGACGGGATAGTTACAATAAAAGACCTGGTCAGAGAGCCAGGGGAGAGAACAAAATTAGCCGTGTTTTCCAGTGATCATTCGATAGACCCCGTGGGAGCATGTGTTGGGATGAAAGGAACCCGTGTGCAGGCTATAGTGAGAGAATTACGTGGAGAACGTATAGACATTATCCACTGGACCACTGATATAAGGGTCTATATAGCCAAGGCGCTGACGCCTGCCGAGGTGGATAAAATCGGTATCAATGAAGAGGATAAAACAGCTATGGTCGTTGTTGATGACACACAGCTCTCTCTGGCTATCGGTAAAAAAGGGCAAAACGTAAAGCTTGCCATGAAACTTACCGGTTGGGATATAGATATTATAAGTGAGACTCGATACTCAAAGATGCGTCTGGATGGCACAGATAAGGACTTTGACGATATTATACTGGAACAGAGGCAAGGCAGCTAA
- a CDS encoding ribosome maturation factor RimP, whose protein sequence is MQKKLRNLVEEVALRNGVDIVGVEVKGRGSRTLLRLTLDKESGVTLSDCERVSREVGVMLDVEDMFPESYTLEVTSPGIDRPLKGRTDFLKNIGKLLNVVTAEKISNENFFRGRLQSVEEDSITLTVDKRIVAIPIDNVSRAKVEIEIR, encoded by the coding sequence ATGCAGAAGAAATTAAGAAACCTCGTAGAGGAGGTAGCACTGAGAAACGGTGTGGATATAGTCGGGGTTGAGGTAAAGGGCCGCGGCAGCCGTACACTTTTGAGATTGACGTTGGATAAGGAGAGCGGAGTTACTCTAAGTGACTGTGAGAGGGTTAGCCGTGAAGTAGGTGTGATGCTTGACGTAGAGGACATGTTTCCTGAGTCATATACACTTGAGGTGACCTCTCCCGGCATAGACAGGCCGCTTAAGGGCAGGACAGATTTCTTAAAGAATATCGGGAAACTTCTCAATGTGGTAACAGCAGAAAAGATAAGTAATGAGAATTTTTTCAGGGGACGCCTCCAAAGCGTCGAGGAGGATTCGATAACCCTTACGGTTGATAAGAGAATTGTGGCAATCCCCATTGACAACGTATCAAGAGCTAAAGTGGAGATAGAGATAAGATGA
- a CDS encoding MerR family transcriptional regulator, which produces MKTPDMKKGLVVHRNDMPLYAIGVAAELVGITDQTLRLYEKHGLIKPTRRNKNRYYSENDVKWLQCIRDLIHNRKISIEGLKLLLDYAPCWEITNCPEKKKSMCSAYVNKSMSCWELSKKRCIKENGDNCDDCIVYLKAFKKP; this is translated from the coding sequence ATGAAAACACCAGATATGAAAAAGGGGTTGGTTGTGCACAGAAACGACATGCCGCTTTATGCAATCGGAGTGGCAGCCGAGTTGGTAGGTATAACTGACCAAACACTGCGATTATATGAAAAACACGGACTAATCAAGCCGACACGGAGAAATAAAAACAGATACTACTCGGAAAACGATGTAAAGTGGCTCCAGTGTATAAGAGATTTGATTCACAACAGAAAGATAAGTATTGAGGGATTAAAACTCCTCCTTGACTACGCTCCATGCTGGGAAATAACTAACTGTCCGGAAAAAAAGAAAAGCATGTGTTCAGCCTATGTCAACAAATCCATGTCCTGTTGGGAGTTGAGTAAAAAGAGGTGCATTAAGGAAAACGGCGACAACTGTGATGACTGTATAGTCTATTTAAAAGCTTTCAAAAAACCTTAA
- a CDS encoding type II secretion system F family protein produces MAGQKTTGQLKKKSLSFGGSVSDKDLVVFTRQFSTMIDAGLPLVQSLDILSEQSENPTFKNIIYEMKLEVEGGSTFSDALKKYPKVFNELYANMVQAGEAGGILDTVLQRLADYIEKSMRLKKKVKGAMTYPIVIISIAVICIGVIMVFVVPTFAKMFASLGGTLPAPTRVIIALSGFIAGWGGLMIVVVFVATVFVYKQIRSTDNGKYITDKIFLKMPIFGILIRKVAVAKFTRTLGTLISSGVPILEGLENTARTSGNKVVERTIYSVRSAVTEGLPLSDPLSKAGVFPPMVTSMIAIGESTGALDAMLNKIADFYDEEVDNTVSNLTALMEPLMIVFLGGTVGFTVVAMYLPIFKMVTLIK; encoded by the coding sequence ATGGCAGGGCAAAAGACGACTGGGCAGCTAAAGAAAAAAAGTTTATCATTCGGTGGTTCTGTATCAGATAAAGACCTGGTGGTGTTTACACGCCAGTTTTCAACAATGATTGATGCCGGTCTCCCACTTGTCCAGTCACTTGACATACTGTCTGAGCAATCGGAAAACCCCACATTTAAGAACATCATATATGAAATGAAATTAGAGGTCGAGGGCGGCTCTACGTTTTCCGATGCACTGAAAAAATATCCGAAAGTGTTTAACGAACTCTACGCCAATATGGTTCAGGCAGGAGAGGCCGGCGGTATTTTGGATACGGTGCTTCAGAGGCTTGCCGACTACATTGAGAAGTCCATGAGACTTAAAAAGAAAGTAAAAGGGGCCATGACTTATCCTATAGTTATCATTTCAATAGCGGTCATATGTATAGGCGTTATAATGGTATTTGTGGTACCGACGTTTGCTAAGATGTTTGCCTCATTGGGCGGCACGCTGCCGGCTCCCACAAGGGTAATCATAGCACTCAGCGGCTTTATAGCCGGCTGGGGCGGTCTTATGATTGTTGTGGTTTTTGTAGCAACTGTGTTTGTCTATAAGCAAATTCGAAGTACAGACAACGGTAAGTACATAACCGATAAGATATTCCTAAAAATGCCCATATTTGGTATTCTTATAAGAAAGGTGGCTGTTGCTAAATTTACGAGGACCCTTGGCACACTTATCTCAAGTGGAGTGCCTATTCTTGAGGGACTTGAAAACACCGCAAGAACCTCTGGCAATAAAGTTGTGGAAAGAACAATTTATTCGGTAAGAAGCGCAGTAACAGAGGGGTTGCCGTTATCAGATCCTCTTAGCAAGGCAGGGGTTTTTCCGCCCATGGTCACCAGCATGATTGCAATAGGAGAGTCAACCGGAGCGCTGGATGCTATGTTAAATAAAATAGCTGACTTTTACGACGAAGAGGTTGACAACACCGTTTCAAATCTGACAGCCCTCATGGAACCTCTCATGATAGTTTTTCTGGGCGGAACTGTTGGATTTACTGTAGTTGCAATGTACTTGCCCATCTTTAAGATGGTCACTCTTATTAAGTAA
- a CDS encoding PAS domain-containing protein yields the protein MFVEIRKIRALILLRVGITYLLLASFFLYGGKFAVFPYPDLLSNLAVFIFILTILYLLVLKRLQKTPDSKTTGRFHLFTYFQIVFDSFIIFFLIIITGGIDSWFSFLLLVNVISAGVTLGRAPIMIMASLNSIGYGTVIVLQFYQILKVPYSATLIGQDFFYNIFANMTALFLTAYLSRHLLIRLEKTSSTLKQAESNFQDLYSFHQEVIENIPAGLIYTDKDGKIMLFNRPAEKITGISRETATDKTLYDIFKFVPVQMDTGIFKGTITDYTDDSEKIIEMKISTHTNNSGQLLGFVTAFEDQTRITELQRDMKEKEKLAAIGELSANIAHEIRNPLAALRTSIEMLREDSLSGTLKPERTTRIMDIAIKEMDRLNKIITDFLIYSSPKPPNLTSVYLNKVLRESVDMLRTSVITYAEGSRHISINYDEPESSLNVHCDEDKIKQVFLNLGINALQSLTAGGTLSISVKRLGDFVKITFSDTGTGIDSDVLKKIFYPFYTTKRGGSGLGLAIVYRIIEEHSGKIKVVSFPQKGTTFDIFLPGGG from the coding sequence TTGTTTGTTGAAATAAGAAAAATCCGTGCTCTGATTCTTCTCAGAGTCGGCATCACATATCTTTTACTTGCATCGTTTTTTCTCTATGGCGGAAAGTTTGCCGTTTTTCCATACCCTGATTTGCTTTCCAATCTGGCTGTGTTTATATTCATCCTTACGATTCTTTACCTGCTAGTACTTAAAAGACTGCAGAAAACCCCAGATTCTAAAACCACCGGCAGGTTTCATTTATTTACTTATTTTCAGATTGTTTTTGATTCCTTTATTATTTTTTTTCTGATTATTATAACAGGGGGAATAGACAGCTGGTTTTCCTTTCTGCTGCTTGTAAATGTTATTTCTGCCGGGGTCACACTTGGCCGGGCCCCAATTATGATAATGGCATCATTAAATTCAATCGGTTACGGTACAGTCATCGTGCTGCAATTTTACCAGATACTGAAAGTTCCATATTCTGCGACTCTGATTGGCCAGGACTTCTTTTACAACATATTTGCAAACATGACGGCTCTTTTTCTAACCGCTTATTTAAGCCGCCATCTCCTTATCAGGCTTGAGAAAACCTCAAGCACACTTAAACAAGCTGAAAGTAATTTTCAAGACCTCTATTCATTTCATCAGGAGGTGATAGAAAACATACCGGCTGGCTTGATTTACACAGATAAGGACGGTAAAATTATGCTCTTTAACCGGCCAGCTGAAAAGATAACAGGCATTTCAAGAGAAACAGCAACCGATAAGACACTGTATGACATCTTTAAATTTGTACCTGTTCAAATGGATACCGGAATTTTTAAAGGCACTATTACGGATTATACAGATGATAGTGAAAAGATTATAGAAATGAAAATCTCAACCCATACAAATAACTCAGGTCAACTGCTGGGATTTGTTACAGCCTTTGAGGACCAGACCAGAATAACTGAGCTACAGAGGGATATGAAGGAAAAGGAGAAATTAGCAGCCATAGGAGAGCTTTCCGCAAACATAGCCCATGAGATAAGAAATCCTCTTGCTGCGCTCAGGACTTCAATAGAGATGCTTCGGGAGGACAGTCTTTCAGGCACACTAAAACCAGAGCGTACAACCCGCATCATGGACATTGCAATTAAGGAAATGGACAGACTCAACAAAATTATAACTGATTTTCTCATATACTCAAGCCCAAAACCTCCCAATCTTACCTCGGTTTATTTAAACAAGGTGCTGCGAGAGAGTGTGGACATGCTCCGCACCTCTGTGATAACCTATGCTGAGGGCAGCAGGCATATAAGCATTAACTATGACGAACCGGAGAGTTCGCTAAATGTTCATTGTGATGAGGATAAAATTAAGCAGGTGTTTTTGAATCTTGGTATAAATGCCTTGCAATCGTTGACAGCGGGCGGAACTCTCAGTATTTCTGTTAAACGTCTCGGTGATTTTGTTAAAATAACATTCAGCGATACCGGTACGGGTATTGATAGTGATGTTTTAAAGAAGATATTTTATCCCTTTTATACCACCAAAAGAGGGGGCTCCGGTTTAGGGCTTGCCATAGTCTACAGGATAATAGAGGAGCATTCGGGGAAAATAAAGGTGGTTAGTTTTCCCCAAAAAGGAACTACGTTTGACATCTTTTTACCCGGAGGCGGATAG